Proteins encoded in a region of the Stieleria neptunia genome:
- a CDS encoding four helix bundle protein, translating to MRQLNGNAPFAERIVRLCQFLESEGIVSSTLMKQVLRSGTAIGSHVEEGQASESKKDFIHKYSLALKEARETHYWLRLLAAAEVVPAARLEPITQEANELVAILTTICKKNRE from the coding sequence TTGCGTCAACTAAATGGGAATGCACCCTTTGCTGAACGAATTGTTCGACTTTGTCAGTTTCTTGAAAGTGAAGGCATCGTCTCCAGCACATTGATGAAACAGGTGCTTCGCTCAGGGACTGCAATCGGCTCGCATGTTGAGGAAGGTCAGGCAAGCGAGAGCAAGAAGGACTTCATTCACAAGTATTCGCTGGCGTTAAAAGAGGCCCGAGAGACCCACTATTGGCTACGCCTTCTCGCCGCCGCCGAGGTTGTGCCCGCGGCGCGTCTCGAGCCAATCACGCAAGAAGCGAACGAGTTAGTCGCGATTCTGACCACGATCTGCAAGAAGAACCGCGAGTAG
- a CDS encoding GP88 family protein, with protein sequence MLLRTNAKLEKLAGLPYLSAGLTLAPHNLSGHNVCAGASNGCAASCVLWFAGLRVSSTSRHSALRDTQWLFGHRRSFIDQLNRDIVNLVRLAERKRVKPAVRLNVASDLEWFDLIERWPTVQFYDYTKIRSRFRDYLAGELPANYALTFSRHEKHHPATIASFLRRGGNVAQVFDVDYHPQSGRVGDLPESVRIHGRQWPVIDGDKHDIRIPSIDGRGVVVGLRLKGTNAAKSRARVNGFAFKGEQ encoded by the coding sequence ATGTTGTTACGCACCAATGCCAAGCTTGAAAAGCTAGCCGGTTTGCCCTACCTGTCAGCCGGGCTCACACTCGCGCCGCACAATCTGTCCGGGCACAACGTTTGCGCCGGCGCGTCGAATGGTTGCGCCGCGTCATGCGTCCTCTGGTTTGCCGGGTTGCGCGTCTCGTCGACGTCTCGACATTCGGCGCTGCGCGACACGCAATGGTTGTTCGGCCATCGCCGATCGTTCATCGACCAATTGAACCGCGATATCGTCAATCTCGTGCGATTGGCGGAGCGTAAACGCGTCAAACCGGCGGTCCGGTTGAACGTCGCGAGTGATCTAGAATGGTTTGACCTGATTGAACGATGGCCGACCGTGCAATTCTACGATTACACGAAAATACGCTCGCGCTTCCGCGATTACTTGGCGGGGGAGCTCCCCGCGAACTACGCGTTGACGTTTAGCCGGCATGAAAAGCACCACCCCGCCACCATCGCAAGCTTCTTGCGCCGCGGCGGGAATGTGGCCCAAGTGTTCGACGTCGATTATCATCCGCAATCCGGCCGCGTCGGCGACTTGCCCGAATCGGTCCGTATTCACGGCCGACAATGGCCGGTGATCGACGGGGACAAACACGATATCCGAATTCCGTCAATCGACGGCCGCGGCGTGGTCGTTGGTTTGCGGTTGAAAGGGACCAACGCGGCCAAGTCGCGCGCCCGCGTCAACGGTTTCGCATTCAAGGGAGAACAATGA
- a CDS encoding replicative DNA helicase produces MNRIQKHSAEIERSLFAGVLIDPSMLDRVCELTTGAQFTHSVLGQAFDLVADRYAARLPVNDITVLVPEFRKAGILEALGGSAGLAKLATEAPTAAHVIYHAGEVNRLFRLRRIAAFVSEVGDQVDDPAADPDELISKIEAKSIDVTAQGRDEVVSLSEMMTHLADKLDADRAQGTISGVPTGFESVDETTGGMFAGDSIVLAARTSIGKTAMGMQIAMNAATSGQVVLVLSLEMKELQLAQRIAAGQVGVSLVDQRTGNHTCQDSERIRDFARTHRETRLLIKPARRATVAQIGGYARSVKATSGLDLIVIDYLQLIGPRDRKPNRTEQVTEISNEIKTLATELDIPILSLAQLNRQGEGEEPKLSHLRESGAIEQDADGVWFLHRQRDSAETQFIIEKNRQGPRGVVPMVFDANRCEFHEPVITEHPNFHTEFEAYATS; encoded by the coding sequence ATGAATAGAATCCAAAAACACTCCGCGGAAATCGAACGCTCGCTCTTTGCCGGTGTGCTGATCGATCCTTCCATGCTGGATCGAGTTTGCGAGCTGACCACCGGTGCCCAATTCACCCATTCGGTTCTCGGACAGGCGTTCGACCTCGTAGCCGACCGGTATGCGGCTCGACTACCGGTCAATGACATCACCGTTCTGGTTCCGGAATTCCGAAAAGCGGGCATTCTCGAGGCGTTGGGCGGCAGCGCAGGGCTCGCCAAGTTGGCGACGGAAGCTCCGACGGCGGCACACGTGATCTATCATGCCGGCGAAGTCAATCGACTGTTCAGGCTCCGCAGAATTGCGGCATTCGTGAGTGAGGTTGGTGACCAAGTCGATGACCCGGCAGCCGACCCCGACGAACTCATCTCCAAGATCGAAGCCAAATCGATCGACGTCACCGCCCAGGGCCGCGACGAAGTTGTCTCGCTATCCGAAATGATGACCCACCTGGCCGACAAGTTGGATGCGGATCGGGCCCAGGGAACGATCTCGGGCGTTCCCACGGGATTCGAGTCGGTGGACGAAACCACCGGCGGAATGTTCGCCGGCGATTCCATTGTCTTGGCGGCGCGAACGTCGATCGGAAAGACTGCGATGGGGATGCAAATTGCGATGAACGCCGCAACATCTGGACAAGTCGTCTTGGTCTTGTCCCTCGAGATGAAGGAGTTGCAGCTTGCCCAACGGATCGCCGCGGGGCAGGTGGGCGTTTCCTTGGTTGACCAACGCACGGGAAACCACACCTGCCAAGACAGCGAGCGAATTCGTGATTTCGCTCGCACCCACCGCGAAACCCGGCTCCTGATCAAGCCGGCTCGCAGGGCCACGGTAGCGCAAATCGGTGGATACGCTCGATCGGTGAAGGCGACCAGCGGATTGGACCTGATCGTCATCGATTACCTGCAGCTGATTGGGCCACGCGATCGCAAGCCGAACCGAACGGAGCAAGTGACTGAAATCAGCAATGAGATCAAGACGCTGGCGACCGAGCTGGACATCCCGATCCTGTCCCTTGCACAACTAAACCGGCAGGGCGAAGGCGAGGAGCCAAAGTTGTCACACCTCCGAGAATCCGGTGCGATCGAGCAAGATGCCGACGGCGTCTGGTTTCTGCATCGCCAACGCGACTCAGCCGAAACACAGTTCATCATCGAGAAGAATCGCCAGGGACCGCGCGGCGTCGTCCCGATGGTGTTTGACGCAAATCGATGCGAGTTCCACGAACCGGTGATTACGGAACATCCCAATTTCCACACCGAGTTTGAGGCATACGCAACAAGCTAA
- a CDS encoding JAB domain-containing protein, whose protein sequence is MNDDTRKRLLKRRYRFFSDPSHAWLRVPMADIVALRLEDSITQFSYTRDSIVYLEEDNDATLFRIAYQNATGELPTITEAPPANNASRIRGYAAWNRRNVLLNVELRKQRDKQTDALPVFETRLAKIQEGSGRYETPITSTRIACDTLPALLRDYFADRCDCEEFAIVTLDTKHRPTGLVRVTRGTLDASLVHPREVFRAAIAASASAIILVHNHPSGDTTPSREDRAVTDRLTECGKMLGINVLDHIVIGGASATSIREAA, encoded by the coding sequence GTGAACGATGATACCCGAAAGCGTCTTTTGAAGCGCCGCTACCGATTCTTTTCCGACCCGTCCCACGCGTGGCTACGCGTCCCGATGGCCGACATTGTGGCGCTTAGGCTGGAAGACTCAATCACGCAATTCAGTTACACGCGTGACTCGATTGTGTACTTGGAAGAGGACAACGACGCGACGTTGTTCCGAATCGCCTACCAAAATGCGACGGGGGAGCTCCCCACAATCACCGAAGCGCCCCCGGCCAACAACGCGTCCCGGATCCGCGGCTATGCCGCATGGAATCGGCGCAACGTCCTCTTGAACGTCGAACTACGCAAACAACGCGACAAGCAAACCGATGCCCTGCCCGTGTTTGAAACGCGTTTGGCCAAAATTCAAGAGGGATCCGGCCGCTATGAAACGCCGATCACGTCGACGCGTATCGCATGCGATACCCTGCCGGCATTGCTGCGCGACTACTTCGCGGACCGTTGCGATTGCGAGGAATTCGCGATTGTCACTCTCGACACGAAACACCGGCCGACCGGATTGGTACGCGTGACGCGTGGCACTCTTGACGCGTCATTGGTGCACCCGCGGGAAGTGTTCCGCGCGGCCATCGCTGCGAGCGCTTCGGCCATCATTCTGGTTCACAATCACCCATCGGGAGATACCACGCCTAGCCGGGAAGATCGGGCCGTGACGGACCGTTTGACCGAATGCGGCAAAATGTTGGGTATCAACGTTCTCGATCACATTGTGATCGGTGGCGCAAGCGCAACCAGCATTCGGGAGGCCGCCTAA
- a CDS encoding DUF1580 domain-containing protein, translated as MIRVSAAAKVVEKITGERPHVATLHRWASRGLKGVRLRTAYAGGHRRTTEKWIREFFEAVTASANGGRKPKRLDQDAASRANDELAAAGY; from the coding sequence ATGATCCGCGTCTCTGCGGCAGCCAAGGTCGTGGAAAAAATCACTGGGGAGCGGCCGCACGTGGCAACCCTCCATCGATGGGCGTCGCGCGGACTCAAGGGCGTCCGACTTCGCACGGCCTATGCCGGCGGGCACCGTCGGACAACTGAGAAATGGATCCGTGAATTCTTTGAAGCGGTCACCGCATCCGCTAACGGCGGGAGAAAACCAAAGCGTCTCGATCAAGACGCTGCGTCGCGTGCCAATGATGAATTGGCGGCGGCCGGCTACTGA